Genomic segment of Chitinophaga varians:
CCGCAGGAATACGGCGGTGGCGGCATGGACCATATTGCCTATGGACTGATGATGCAGGAGCTGGAACGGGGTGACAGCGGCATCCGCTCCACAGCTTCGGTGCAGGGCTCGCTGGTAATGTACCCCATTTTTACTTTCGGCAGTGAAGCACAGAAAAAGAAATACCTGCCCAAACTGGCCTCAGGCGAATGGATGGGCTGCTTTGGCCTCACCGAGCCAGACCACGGTTCCAATCCGGCAGGCATGATCACCAACTACCGCGAAGACGGCGACCACGTGATCCTCAACGGCGCTAAAATGTGGATATCCAACGCGCCATTTGCACAAATAGCGGTGGTATGGGCTAAAGACCCCGAAGGCGTTATCCGCGGCCTCATTGTGGAACGTGGCATGGAAGGTTTTACCACACCGGAAACGAAAGGTAAATGGAGCCTGCGCGCCAGCGCTACCGGTGAACTGGTGTTCGATAACGTGAGAGTGCCCAAAGAAAATATTCTGCCACTGGTAAAAGGACTGAAAGGGCCGCTCAGCTGCCTTTCTTCTGCCCGCTATGGTATTGCATGGGGCGTGATCGGCGCCGCGATGGACTGCTACGACACCGCCCTGCGTTATTCAAAGGAACGTAACCAGTTCGGCCGCCCTATCGGTGGTTTCCAGCTTACACAAAAGAAACTCGCTGAAATGGTGACGGAGATCACTAAAGCGCAGCTCCTCAACTGGCGCCTCGGGGTCTTGAAGAATGAAGGAAAAGCCACGCCGGCACAGATTTCCATGGCCAAGCGCAACTCCTGTGAAGTGGCTACCAAAATAGCCCGCGATGCCCGCTCTATTTTAGGTGGCATGGGCATCACCGGTGAATTCCCTGTTATGCGGCATATGATGAACCTGGAAAGCGTGCTTACCTATGAAGGAACGCATGAGATCCACCTGCTGATCACAGGTATGGATGTTACCGGCTTTGACGCGTTTAAATAACGGCATGTTTTTATGAGCAGGTAAACTGGAGGCAATATGACTTACCTGACACGCACTGTCTGGATATTATCCTGTATTAGCCTGGTAACGGACATTGCCAGTGAGATGCTTTATCCCGTTATGCCGATATACCTGCAAAGCATCGGCTTTTCCGTATTGTTGATCGGTGTGCTGGAAGGCATCGCGGAGGCCACTGCCGGTTTAAGTAAAGGATATTTCGGAAAGTTATCAGACCATACCGGCAGGCGTACGCCGTTTATTCGCCTGGGGTATGGTCTGAGTGCCGTCTCCAAACCAATGATGGCGGTCTTTGTTTACCCGCTCTGGATATTTTTCGCCCGGGCTGTTGACAGACTGGGAAAAGGCATCCGCACAGGCGCCAGGGATGCATTGTTGTCTGATGAGGCAACCACCGCTACCAAAGGCCGTGTGTTTGGCTTTCACCGTTCCATGGACACACTGGGCGCGGTGTTGGGGCCTTCGCTGGCGCTGTTGTTCCTCTATTATTACCCAGGCCGTTACCGCAATATGTTCCTGTTGGCTTTTATTCCCGGGTTACTGGCCATCGTTTTTTCGTTATACCTCAAAGAACGTTCTGCTACTCCCAAAGAGAAAACCGAGCCTGTCCGTTTTTTTGCTTTTTTAGGTTACTGGAAAGAAAGTCCTGCCATATACCGCAAACTGGTAGTGGGTTTGCTGATATTTACCTTAAGCAATAGCTCCGATGTCTTTTTGCTGTTGCGGATAAAACAGGCCGGTCTGGGTGATACCGCCACTATTGGCATTTATATTTTTTACAATCTCGTATATGCATTGGCGGCTTTCCCGCTGGGCATACTGGCAGACCGTATCGGCCTGAAAAAAATATTTATAGCAGGGCTGGTGTTGTTTGTGCTGGTATATGCGGGAATGAGCATTACCGGAAACTGGTATTGGTACGGCAGCTTGTTTTTACTATACGGATTGTATGCTGCAGCTACGGAAGGAATTTCTAAAGCCTGGATCAGCAATATCACGAGCAAAGCCGATACGGCCACGGCTATCGGTACTTTTACCGGTTTTCAGAGTATTTGCACTATGGCGGCAAGTTCCCTCACCGGTTGGATATGGTTCCAGTTTGGAGCGGTGGCCGCTTTCCTGGCAACGGCCGGCATGGCCTTCATGGTAGTAGTTTATCTGTTGTTTTTTGTTCCTGCGCCGGATACTGCTGTATAATAGTTCCGAAGGAAAACCCCGCCACAAAATATTATCTTACCTGCCCGTTATCCATGTTATCTGTTTTTTTATGAAGATGATTTTATTGCTTTTGATGAGCGTGTGTACTGTGGCTGCAATACAGGCGCAGGAGCGACCGCTGAAACTGGTGGCTTGTGAAGGAAAGGCGCAGGGCACCTATTACATCGTGAAATACCTGGCTCCGGACACGACGTCGCTGCAGGGCCGTATTGATTCAGTGTTTGCGGTGATTGACCAGTCGCTGTCGTTGTACAGGCCCGGTTCCCTCATCAACCAATTCAACGCCTCCGGCGATGTGAAAATGGACGAGCATATGCGGAACGTAGTGGATAAAGCTATCTATGCCAGTAAAGCGACCAACGGCATTTTTGACATTACGGTGAAACCGCTGGTATATCTCTGGGGGTTCGGTGTGACCAAACCTTCTTTCAAAGGTGTACCGCCGGCAGACAGCATCAAAAAGGCATTATCGTATGTGGGTTACCGTTATTTATCCGTAAAAGGTGATCATCTCACTACAACAAAAAAAGGTGTACAGATAGATTGTAATGGTATTGCGCAGGGATATACGGTAGATGTGCTGGGGAGGTTCCTGGAGCAGCAGGGCATTCAAAATTATCTCGTGGACGTAGGAGGGGAGCTGTGTGCCAAAGGCGTGAACCAGCAGGGTAAAAGCTGGCGTATTGGCGTTGAGCGGCCATCGCCCGGCGACACCACGTATGAACCGATACAGGCCATGGTGGAACTGAAGGATAAAGGTATTGCCACCAGCGGCAACTATCGCCGTTTTTTTGACCAGGGGCGTACCCGTTTTGCGCATACCATTGATCCGGTGACGGGCGTGGCCTTGCACAATCACATCATCAGCGTGACCGTGATAGCGAAAGATTGTTTTACCGCAGATGCATTTGATAATCCCCTGATATTAATGGGAGTGGAAAAAGGATTGAAATTTATAGCACAACATCCGGCGTACGGACTGGAAGCGCTGTACATCTACAAGGCTGCGGATGGCAGCATCAAAGAGGCTTACAGCAAAGGTTTCAGCCGGTACTTTTTTGTGCCATAAAATAAAAACCCCGCTCCGTATAAACGAAGCGGGGCACATTCTCACTATTTCTCTTTCATGAATATGGATAAAAAAAGTTTTAGTGTATGTGTACTTTAATACCAATATTTCCCTGAATGCTATTAAAGCTGGTGATCTCGTTGAACTTGTACGGCGCATAGTTGTACCGTACATTGGCGTTGAACATGACCGGTGAGTAGCGGCCGAAAGGCACGTTGATGCCTACTTCCGGGCTGACCATGAACTGCCAGCTGTTTTTCTTGTCTACAAACTCGCCCCAGTATTTTTCATAGTTCATATTAGCCGCGCCAATACCGAGCACACCATAAGGAATAACTGTGCTGGTGGCAGGCGTGAAGGCATAGCCCACAGTGGCTTGCAACGGTATTACCTGCAAGGTGCGGGACTGTACCGCAGATACGTCTCCTTGTTTATCTGGATATACCGCGCGGGGCAGTCTCTCGTAGAAATCCTGGAATCCGCTGCGAACGCCCACAGACAGGCGGTCGTTCAGCATATAGGACAGGCCGGCGGACCAGCCACGGAAGCTGGTTTTATTGGCATAGTCCTTTACAGAACCAAAAGGTTGGGCAATGGAATAGTTGAGGTCTATGGACAAAGGCGGACGGCTTTGCGCAGACACAGCCTGTGCAGCGATACATCCCGCAAAAATCAGCAGCCAGTTTTTTATCTTTTTCATCTCTCTATCAATTTAAAATTTTCGGAATGGACTTTATTTGCTTTTGCTCAGGTAAGCTGATTGTGCAAAGGAAGCCTGTACCATCGGGTCTACGTTGCTGGTGTTCCACACGCCTGAGCCACGCCACAGCGCATTCCAGATAACGTTGAACTTGTCGTTTTTGGCGTTTTTCAGATCGAAGAGATCGATGGCTGTCTGTCTTTCGTTTACCTGGTACACGGTGTAGTAAGAAGGCCAGTACCAGCCACCGCCGGGATAACCCCACCAGCCTGCGTCCCAGTAGCCCG
This window contains:
- a CDS encoding acyl-CoA dehydrogenase family protein: MSKDLFQSPDYYAVDGLLTEEHLLIRDTVRQWVKKEVSPIIEDYCQRAEFPSQILKGLGELGCFGPTIPQEYGGGGMDHIAYGLMMQELERGDSGIRSTASVQGSLVMYPIFTFGSEAQKKKYLPKLASGEWMGCFGLTEPDHGSNPAGMITNYREDGDHVILNGAKMWISNAPFAQIAVVWAKDPEGVIRGLIVERGMEGFTTPETKGKWSLRASATGELVFDNVRVPKENILPLVKGLKGPLSCLSSARYGIAWGVIGAAMDCYDTALRYSKERNQFGRPIGGFQLTQKKLAEMVTEITKAQLLNWRLGVLKNEGKATPAQISMAKRNSCEVATKIARDARSILGGMGITGEFPVMRHMMNLESVLTYEGTHEIHLLITGMDVTGFDAFK
- a CDS encoding FAD:protein FMN transferase, whose amino-acid sequence is MKMILLLLMSVCTVAAIQAQERPLKLVACEGKAQGTYYIVKYLAPDTTSLQGRIDSVFAVIDQSLSLYRPGSLINQFNASGDVKMDEHMRNVVDKAIYASKATNGIFDITVKPLVYLWGFGVTKPSFKGVPPADSIKKALSYVGYRYLSVKGDHLTTTKKGVQIDCNGIAQGYTVDVLGRFLEQQGIQNYLVDVGGELCAKGVNQQGKSWRIGVERPSPGDTTYEPIQAMVELKDKGIATSGNYRRFFDQGRTRFAHTIDPVTGVALHNHIISVTVIAKDCFTADAFDNPLILMGVEKGLKFIAQHPAYGLEALYIYKAADGSIKEAYSKGFSRYFFVP
- a CDS encoding MFS transporter, producing the protein MTYLTRTVWILSCISLVTDIASEMLYPVMPIYLQSIGFSVLLIGVLEGIAEATAGLSKGYFGKLSDHTGRRTPFIRLGYGLSAVSKPMMAVFVYPLWIFFARAVDRLGKGIRTGARDALLSDEATTATKGRVFGFHRSMDTLGAVLGPSLALLFLYYYPGRYRNMFLLAFIPGLLAIVFSLYLKERSATPKEKTEPVRFFAFLGYWKESPAIYRKLVVGLLIFTLSNSSDVFLLLRIKQAGLGDTATIGIYIFYNLVYALAAFPLGILADRIGLKKIFIAGLVLFVLVYAGMSITGNWYWYGSLFLLYGLYAAATEGISKAWISNITSKADTATAIGTFTGFQSICTMAASSLTGWIWFQFGAVAAFLATAGMAFMVVVYLLFFVPAPDTAV
- a CDS encoding outer membrane beta-barrel protein, with amino-acid sequence MKKIKNWLLIFAGCIAAQAVSAQSRPPLSIDLNYSIAQPFGSVKDYANKTSFRGWSAGLSYMLNDRLSVGVRSGFQDFYERLPRAVYPDKQGDVSAVQSRTLQVIPLQATVGYAFTPATSTVIPYGVLGIGAANMNYEKYWGEFVDKKNSWQFMVSPEVGINVPFGRYSPVMFNANVRYNYAPYKFNEITSFNSIQGNIGIKVHIH